The following are encoded in a window of Variovorax paradoxus genomic DNA:
- a CDS encoding DMT family transporter: MSQSPGPGTDNAASAALAQARAAAQISRRTESERILAGIGLVMLAVACFATLDTATKYSTLAVPVLMGVWFRYAFQAVATTLVLLPLRGTALLRTQHPRYQALRGALLLGSSLFAFLSLRYMPLAEFTSIVLIAPLVITLLAATTLKEQVSPLRWTLVAGGFLGTLVILRPGGGSFSWAVLLPLGLVLTNAWFQVLTSKLAQTENPLTMHFYTGWVGTLLASVAVPFAWTALPSWEWWALLCLMGFMGTVGHFMLILAYQRAPASTLTPYLYAQIAFAMLGGWLIFSHVPDRFSLIGMAMIAVCGAAGAWLTVRERRVPIEPAES, translated from the coding sequence GTGAGCCAGAGCCCCGGGCCCGGCACCGACAACGCGGCCAGCGCCGCGCTGGCCCAGGCACGCGCCGCGGCGCAAATCAGCCGCCGCACCGAGTCCGAACGCATCCTCGCGGGCATCGGGCTGGTGATGCTGGCCGTGGCCTGCTTCGCCACGCTCGACACCGCCACCAAGTACTCGACGCTCGCCGTGCCCGTGCTCATGGGCGTGTGGTTCCGCTACGCCTTCCAGGCCGTGGCCACCACGCTGGTGCTGCTGCCGCTGCGCGGCACGGCCCTGCTGCGCACGCAGCACCCGCGCTACCAGGCGCTGCGCGGGGCGCTGCTGCTGGGCTCGAGCCTTTTTGCCTTCCTGAGCCTGCGCTACATGCCGCTGGCCGAGTTCACGTCGATCGTGCTGATCGCGCCGCTGGTCATCACGCTGCTGGCGGCCACCACGCTCAAGGAACAGGTCTCGCCGCTGCGCTGGACGCTGGTGGCGGGTGGCTTCCTCGGCACGCTGGTCATCCTGCGCCCGGGCGGCGGCAGCTTCAGCTGGGCCGTGTTGCTGCCGCTGGGGCTGGTGCTGACCAACGCCTGGTTCCAGGTGCTTACCAGCAAGCTCGCACAGACCGAGAACCCGCTGACGATGCACTTCTACACGGGCTGGGTCGGCACGCTGCTCGCCTCGGTGGCCGTGCCCTTCGCCTGGACCGCCCTGCCCTCGTGGGAATGGTGGGCGCTGCTGTGTCTCATGGGTTTCATGGGCACGGTGGGACACTTCATGCTGATCCTGGCCTACCAGCGCGCGCCGGCGTCCACCCTCACGCCGTACCTGTACGCGCAGATCGCCTTTGCGATGCTGGGCGGCTGGCTCATCTTTTCCCACGTGCCCGACCGCTTCTCGCTGATCGGCATGGCGATGATCGCCGTGTGCGGCGCCGCCGGTGCGTGGCTCACCGTGCGCGAGCGGCGTGTGCCGATCGAACCCGCGGAATCCTGA
- a CDS encoding L-threonylcarbamoyladenylate synthase, with amino-acid sequence MAQYFEVHPENPQQRLLKQAVALLARGEIVAVPTDSSYALACHLDDKDAVDQLRRIRQVDEKHHLTLLCRDLSELANYARVDNKQYRLLKAATPGPYTFLLEATKEVPRRVSHPQRKTIGLRVPDHKVLLELLSLHGAPLLATTLIAPGETEALNDAQEIRDRFEKQIGAVIDAGACPSQPTTVVDLTPMGTGDDPVVVRQGRGALAVLGL; translated from the coding sequence ATGGCCCAGTACTTCGAAGTCCATCCCGAGAACCCGCAGCAGCGCCTGCTGAAGCAGGCCGTGGCGCTGCTCGCGCGCGGCGAGATCGTGGCGGTGCCCACCGACTCCAGCTACGCGCTGGCCTGCCACCTGGACGACAAGGACGCGGTCGACCAGCTGCGCCGCATCCGCCAGGTCGACGAGAAACACCACCTCACGCTGCTGTGCCGCGACCTGAGCGAGCTGGCCAACTACGCGCGCGTCGACAACAAGCAGTACCGCCTGCTGAAGGCCGCCACGCCCGGGCCCTACACCTTCCTGCTCGAAGCCACCAAGGAAGTGCCGCGCCGCGTGAGCCACCCGCAGCGCAAGACCATCGGCCTGCGTGTGCCCGACCACAAGGTGCTGCTGGAGCTGCTGTCGCTGCACGGCGCGCCGCTGCTGGCCACCACCCTCATCGCGCCCGGCGAGACCGAGGCGCTGAACGACGCACAGGAAATCCGCGACCGCTTCGAGAAGCAGATCGGCGCCGTCATCGACGCTGGCGCCTGCCCGTCGCAGCCGACCACCGTGGTCGACCTCACGCCCATGGGCACGGGCGACGACCCGGTCGTGGTGCGCCAGGGCCGGGGTGCACTCGCGGTGCTTGGCCTCTGA
- a CDS encoding site-2 protease family protein produces the protein MDISNLIQTVLIYALPVIFAITVHEAAHGYVARHFGDNTAAMMGRVTLNPLKHIDPIGTILMPLMLYFATSGAFLFGYAKPVPVNFNRLRHPKRDMIWVALAGPASNFIQAILWAVLLIAIVAAGVNETFFIKMAQGGVLVNLVMWAFNLFPLPPLDGGRVLAGLLPSGPAQNFLARIEPYGFFIVMALVLAGIVSNYWLRPLMDAGYFVVNLLITPLKAMLL, from the coding sequence GTGGATATTTCCAATCTGATACAGACGGTCCTGATTTACGCACTGCCGGTGATCTTCGCGATCACCGTGCACGAAGCGGCGCACGGCTACGTGGCACGCCACTTCGGGGACAACACCGCGGCCATGATGGGCCGCGTGACGCTCAACCCGCTGAAGCACATCGACCCCATCGGGACCATCCTGATGCCGCTGATGCTGTACTTCGCGACTTCGGGCGCCTTCCTGTTCGGCTATGCCAAGCCGGTGCCGGTCAACTTCAACCGCCTGCGCCATCCCAAGCGCGACATGATCTGGGTCGCGCTCGCGGGCCCCGCGTCCAATTTCATCCAGGCCATCCTGTGGGCCGTGCTGCTGATCGCGATCGTCGCGGCCGGCGTCAATGAAACCTTTTTCATCAAGATGGCGCAGGGCGGCGTGCTGGTCAACCTCGTGATGTGGGCCTTCAACCTGTTCCCGCTGCCCCCGCTCGACGGCGGCCGCGTGCTCGCCGGCCTGCTGCCCAGCGGCCCGGCGCAAAATTTCCTGGCGCGCATCGAGCCCTACGGTTTCTTCATCGTGATGGCGCTGGTGCTTGCCGGCATCGTCAGCAACTACTGGCTGCGCCCGCTGATGGATGCCGGCTACTTCGTGGTCAACCTGCTCATCACGCCGCTCAAGGCAATGCTGCTCTAA